In one window of Deinococcus ruber DNA:
- a CDS encoding amino acid ABC transporter ATP-binding protein, whose protein sequence is MHQAALSKTGKDITGKDIIVAKDVHKRYGSFHALKGVNLTVKAGEVVVIIGPSGSGKSTFIRTINRLEPHEQGVITVDGVELKDGQNLDQIRREVGMVFQSFNLFPHLSVLNNLMLAPTRVRKLPKAQAEQRAMELLRRVGIEEQAHKFPAQLSGGQQQRVAIARALAMDPKIMLFDEPTSALDPEMIKEVLDVMKGLAQTGMTMLVVTHEMGFAREVADRVVFFDQGNIVVDTTPEQFYTNPQNERAELFLSKILGH, encoded by the coding sequence ATGCATCAGGCTGCCCTCTCGAAGACCGGAAAGGACATCACCGGAAAAGACATCATCGTGGCGAAGGATGTTCACAAGCGCTACGGCAGCTTCCATGCGCTCAAAGGCGTGAATCTGACGGTCAAGGCCGGGGAAGTCGTGGTGATTATCGGCCCCAGCGGCAGCGGCAAGAGCACCTTTATCCGCACCATCAACCGCCTGGAACCCCACGAACAGGGCGTGATTACCGTAGACGGCGTGGAGCTGAAAGATGGGCAGAATCTCGACCAGATCAGGCGGGAAGTGGGCATGGTGTTTCAGAGCTTCAATCTGTTTCCGCATCTGTCGGTGCTGAACAATCTGATGCTGGCTCCTACCCGCGTCCGTAAGCTGCCCAAAGCCCAGGCCGAGCAGCGAGCGATGGAACTCCTGAGGCGTGTCGGCATCGAAGAGCAGGCGCATAAGTTCCCGGCTCAGCTGTCGGGCGGGCAGCAGCAGCGGGTAGCGATAGCGCGTGCCCTGGCGATGGACCCCAAGATCATGCTCTTCGATGAGCCGACCAGTGCGCTCGATCCCGAGATGATCAAGGAAGTGCTGGACGTGATGAAAGGGCTGGCGCAGACCGGAATGACCATGCTGGTGGTGACGCACGAGATGGGCTTTGCGCGGGAAGTGGCCGACCGTGTGGTCTTTTTCGATCAGGGAAATATCGTGGTCGATACCACGCCCGAGCAGTTCTACACCAATCCCCAGAACGAGCGGGCCGAACTGTTTCTCAGCAAGATTCTGGGTCACTGA
- a CDS encoding TetR/AcrR family transcriptional regulator, with amino-acid sequence MTSASLSSPQERILQAALTLLESGGIEAVSTRAVSAAADVQPPTIYRQFGDMQGLLNAVASAGFTSYLQAKVARGSLSDPVEDLRGGWDLHLDFGLKHPHLYTLMYRMTQPGSESPAALEASALLRGIVQRVAEAGRLAVSVERAVAMIQAAGKGLTLSLLIAEQYDPGVAELMREAVFRAILTPQPESVADSEPQEPQRAAAHAVALAALLPGSAAPFSAAERALLTEWLHRLM; translated from the coding sequence ATGACGTCGGCATCTCTTTCTTCCCCGCAGGAACGCATTCTTCAGGCTGCTCTTACGCTGCTGGAATCTGGAGGAATCGAGGCGGTGTCTACGCGGGCAGTCAGCGCTGCCGCCGACGTGCAGCCGCCGACCATCTACCGGCAGTTCGGAGACATGCAGGGGCTGCTGAATGCAGTTGCAAGTGCCGGTTTCACGTCGTATTTGCAGGCCAAAGTGGCGCGTGGCAGTCTGAGCGATCCGGTGGAAGACCTGCGCGGGGGCTGGGATCTGCATCTGGACTTCGGCCTGAAACACCCGCACCTGTACACGCTGATGTACCGAATGACGCAGCCCGGCAGCGAGTCGCCCGCTGCACTGGAGGCGTCGGCGCTTCTGCGCGGCATCGTGCAGCGGGTGGCCGAGGCCGGACGGCTGGCGGTCAGTGTCGAGCGGGCGGTCGCCATGATCCAGGCGGCGGGCAAGGGTCTTACCCTGAGTCTGCTGATTGCCGAGCAGTACGATCCTGGGGTCGCCGAACTGATGCGCGAGGCGGTCTTCAGGGCCATTCTGACACCGCAGCCGGAGAGCGTCGCCGACTCTGAACCCCAGGAACCCCAGCGTGCAGCTGCTCATGCCGTGGCGCTGGCGGCGTTGTTGCCGGGCAGCGCGGCGCCGTTCAGTGCGGCAGAACGGGCACTGTTGACCGAGTGGCTTCACCGACTGATGTGA
- a CDS encoding aldo/keto reductase family oxidoreductase, which produces MTNLSNTATIGNAGTYSLGDFTVNRLGYGAMQLAGPGVFGPPRDPAAALAVLREVVASGVNHIDTSDFYGPHITNELIREALHPYPESLVIVTKVGAVRGTDGSWNPAQRPDELKQAIHDNLQHLGMDALHVVNLRVMGEGHGPSEADISEQFAALAELQKQGLIRHLGLSNVTARQVEEAQAIAPVVCVQNEYNLAHRGDDALIDLLAAQNIAYVPFFPLGGFSPLQSTALSAVAERLGATPMQVALAWLLHRSPNILLIPGTSSVAHLRENLATAQLTLPDDALTDLDQIAQDTATSA; this is translated from the coding sequence ATGACCAACCTCAGCAATACGGCAACCATCGGCAACGCGGGCACCTACTCTCTGGGAGATTTCACGGTCAATCGGCTGGGCTACGGAGCGATGCAGCTTGCCGGGCCGGGCGTGTTCGGGCCGCCCAGAGACCCTGCCGCAGCGCTGGCCGTTCTGCGCGAAGTGGTGGCGAGTGGCGTCAACCACATCGACACCAGTGACTTTTACGGCCCGCACATCACCAACGAGCTGATCCGGGAAGCCCTTCACCCGTATCCAGAATCACTCGTGATCGTCACCAAGGTCGGTGCGGTGCGCGGTACCGACGGCTCATGGAACCCGGCGCAGCGTCCAGACGAGCTGAAACAGGCCATTCATGACAACCTTCAGCACCTGGGAATGGACGCGCTCCACGTCGTGAATCTGCGCGTGATGGGCGAGGGGCACGGGCCGAGCGAGGCCGACATTTCTGAGCAGTTCGCTGCTCTGGCCGAGCTTCAGAAACAGGGTCTGATCCGGCATCTGGGCCTCAGCAACGTGACGGCGCGGCAGGTCGAGGAAGCTCAGGCTATTGCGCCCGTCGTCTGCGTGCAGAATGAATACAACCTCGCGCACCGGGGCGACGACGCCCTGATCGACCTGCTGGCAGCGCAGAACATCGCTTACGTGCCGTTCTTCCCGCTCGGCGGCTTCAGTCCGCTTCAGTCCACGGCGCTCTCGGCGGTGGCCGAACGGCTGGGCGCAACACCGATGCAGGTGGCTCTGGCGTGGCTGCTGCACCGCTCACCCAACATCCTGCTGATTCCCGGCACCTCGTCGGTTGCCCACCTGCGCGAAAACCTGGCGACGGCACAGCTGACCCTGCCAGACGACGCTCTGACCGATCTCGATCAGATTGCACAGGACACTGCGACCTCGGCATAA
- a CDS encoding FAD-binding protein: protein MTRLPGPPSVSETNWGGNLMYSAARFHRPGSVEELQEIVRRASSVKALGTRHSFSSVADTEGDLVSLERLSRTITVNADQQTVRIGGGVRYGELGAALHAQGFALPNLASLPQLSVAGACATGTHGSGDASPVLASAVTRLELLTASGDLLELSPEHGAEMFRGAVVSVGALGIVTALTLAVEPTYEVRQDVYEHLALEQVAGQFDEVMSAADSVSLFTTWQNDTFHQAWLKRRVHGAVLAAPRTWFGATLAEQDLHPVPGASATPCTPQGGRPGPWFERWPHFRMGQTPSSGEEVQSEYLFPRQHAPAALRALFALGPHLAPLLLVSEVRTVAADSFWLSPCSGHDCAAVHFTWRQDEPAVRALLPLIESALTPFGARPHWGKVFVTPPQRWLGRQSRLADFRDLMQTLDPDGKFQNAFLKATFLDQNNF, encoded by the coding sequence ATGACCCGGCTTCCGGGGCCGCCTTCTGTCTCCGAGACCAACTGGGGAGGGAATCTGATGTACAGCGCCGCAAGATTCCACCGCCCTGGGAGCGTGGAAGAGCTTCAGGAGATCGTCCGGCGAGCCTCCTCCGTGAAGGCACTCGGCACCCGGCACTCTTTCAGTTCGGTGGCCGACACCGAGGGCGATCTGGTCTCGCTCGAACGGCTGAGCCGCACTATCACGGTCAATGCAGACCAGCAAACCGTCCGAATCGGGGGCGGCGTGCGCTACGGCGAACTGGGCGCAGCGCTGCATGCACAGGGATTCGCGCTACCCAATCTCGCCTCGTTGCCGCAGCTGTCGGTGGCAGGAGCCTGCGCGACTGGAACGCACGGGTCGGGCGACGCCTCACCTGTGCTCGCCTCGGCAGTGACGCGGCTCGAACTGCTGACTGCCAGCGGCGACCTGCTGGAACTGTCACCCGAACACGGCGCAGAGATGTTCAGGGGCGCGGTGGTGTCTGTGGGTGCGCTGGGCATCGTGACGGCGCTGACCCTGGCTGTCGAGCCGACCTACGAGGTACGTCAGGACGTCTACGAACATCTGGCGCTGGAACAGGTCGCCGGGCAGTTCGACGAGGTGATGTCTGCGGCAGACAGCGTCAGCCTGTTTACCACCTGGCAGAACGACACGTTTCATCAGGCGTGGCTGAAGCGGCGCGTGCATGGAGCGGTACTGGCCGCCCCGCGCACGTGGTTTGGGGCAACGCTGGCAGAGCAAGACCTCCACCCGGTTCCCGGAGCTTCGGCAACGCCATGTACGCCGCAGGGCGGCAGACCGGGACCTTGGTTCGAGCGCTGGCCCCACTTCCGGATGGGTCAGACGCCCAGCAGTGGCGAGGAAGTGCAGAGCGAGTACCTGTTTCCCAGACAGCACGCACCCGCCGCCCTTCGTGCGCTGTTTGCGCTGGGGCCGCACCTCGCGCCGCTGCTGCTCGTCTCGGAAGTTCGCACCGTGGCTGCCGATTCGTTCTGGCTCAGCCCCTGCTCGGGCCACGACTGCGCCGCCGTTCATTTCACGTGGCGACAGGACGAACCTGCGGTGCGGGCGCTGCTTCCGCTGATCGAGTCGGCGCTCACGCCTTTTGGCGCACGTCCACACTGGGGCAAAGTCTTCGTCACGCCGCCGCAGCGCTGGCTGGGCCGCCAGTCGAGGCTGGCCGACTTCCGCGACCTGATGCAGACCCTCGACCCTGACGGAAAGTTCCAGAATGCCTTTCTGAAGGCCACTTTCCTGGACCAGAACAATTTCTGA
- a CDS encoding NAD-dependent epimerase/dehydratase family protein — MRVVVIGGTGHIGTFLVPRLLALGCDVVSVSRQQREPYQNFPSWKAAQQVTIDRSAAEAAGEFGSAILALKPDVVIDLICFTPESNRQLTEALRAQIQHFLHCGTIWVHGHSTEVPTQESAARRPFGGYGTAKAAIEQELLQAARQQGFPATVLHPGHIVGPGWVPLNPAGHFNPEVFTALARGEELSLPNLGLETVHHVHADDVAQGFERALTHWNSAVGEAFHLVSPAALTLRGYAEAVSRWFGHEANLSFMPFGEWRSGVAEKDAQATWEHISRSPNCSIAKARQALGYVPRYSSLEGVQTSLTALIAQGVVTP; from the coding sequence ATGCGGGTTGTGGTGATCGGCGGAACAGGACACATCGGTACCTTTCTGGTGCCCCGACTGCTTGCTCTCGGCTGTGACGTGGTCTCGGTCAGCCGTCAGCAGCGCGAACCGTATCAGAACTTTCCGAGCTGGAAGGCTGCCCAGCAGGTGACGATTGACCGGAGCGCCGCCGAGGCTGCCGGAGAATTCGGCTCGGCGATTCTGGCCCTGAAGCCCGATGTGGTGATCGACCTGATCTGCTTTACGCCGGAGAGTAACCGGCAGCTGACCGAGGCTCTGCGCGCGCAGATTCAGCACTTTCTGCACTGCGGCACCATCTGGGTGCATGGGCACAGCACCGAAGTGCCGACCCAGGAATCGGCGGCCCGCCGTCCGTTTGGGGGTTACGGAACGGCCAAGGCGGCCATCGAACAGGAGCTGCTTCAGGCGGCGAGGCAGCAGGGTTTTCCGGCGACGGTGCTGCATCCGGGGCATATCGTGGGGCCTGGGTGGGTGCCGCTGAATCCGGCGGGTCACTTCAATCCCGAGGTTTTTACGGCGCTGGCGCGGGGCGAAGAGCTGTCGCTGCCGAATCTGGGGCTGGAGACGGTGCATCACGTGCATGCAGACGACGTTGCCCAGGGCTTCGAGCGGGCGCTGACGCACTGGAACTCGGCGGTGGGAGAGGCGTTTCATCTGGTGTCTCCGGCGGCTCTGACGCTGCGCGGCTATGCCGAGGCGGTGTCGCGCTGGTTCGGGCACGAGGCGAACCTGAGCTTCATGCCGTTCGGGGAGTGGCGTTCCGGCGTGGCCGAGAAGGACGCGCAGGCCACCTGGGAACACATCTCGCGCAGCCCCAATTGCAGTATCGCCAAGGCGCGGCAGGCCCTGGGGTATGTGCCCCGGTACTCGTCGCTGGAGGGAGTGCAGACGTCACTGACGGCGCTGATTGCTCAGGGTGTCGTGACCCCCTGA
- a CDS encoding CBS domain-containing protein has protein sequence MLVRDAMHGITVTIQSHQSLPDAVVMMETLKVKRLPVMLNTTLVGLLSDGDIKRHLPALHDGLTPWDFTYRAGTVKVSEAMCRTVISTTSDTRLETAIELMLERRVGGLPVLGDGELVGMLTLTDVLRAALTAPRDMWANVREHMTQQVIAVTADSPASEAAATLRITRLRVLPVTERGQLVGVIHQTDIEAAVERQVAAHGDTLLSDQFFLKNVSARDLMRPPADLVTASMPMRDAVTKMFSSDVHGLPVVSDSGKLLGVVTVSDVLKTLLGQQAAHHT, from the coding sequence ATGCTTGTCAGAGACGCCATGCACGGCATCACCGTCACCATTCAGAGTCATCAGTCACTGCCCGACGCGGTGGTGATGATGGAAACGCTCAAGGTCAAGCGCCTGCCGGTGATGCTGAATACCACGCTGGTCGGCCTGCTGAGCGACGGCGACATCAAACGGCATCTGCCCGCTCTGCACGACGGGCTGACGCCCTGGGACTTCACCTACCGCGCCGGAACCGTCAAGGTCAGCGAGGCGATGTGTCGGACTGTCATCAGCACCACGTCAGACACGCGCCTGGAAACGGCCATCGAGCTGATGCTGGAGCGCCGGGTGGGGGGGCTGCCGGTGCTCGGCGACGGGGAACTGGTGGGTATGTTGACGCTCACCGACGTGCTGCGGGCCGCCCTCACCGCGCCGCGTGACATGTGGGCCAACGTGCGCGAGCACATGACCCAGCAGGTGATTGCCGTGACCGCCGACTCGCCGGCCAGCGAAGCGGCAGCCACGCTCAGGATCACGCGGCTCCGGGTGCTGCCCGTCACCGAGCGGGGACAGCTTGTGGGCGTGATCCATCAGACCGATATCGAGGCAGCGGTGGAACGTCAGGTTGCCGCGCACGGCGATACCCTGCTGAGCGACCAGTTCTTTCTGAAAAACGTGTCTGCCCGCGACCTGATGCGCCCCCCGGCAGACCTGGTGACAGCGAGTATGCCGATGCGCGACGCCGTGACCAAGATGTTCAGTTCCGACGTACACGGCCTGCCCGTGGTCAGCGACAGCGGGAAACTGCTGGGCGTCGTGACAGTCAGCGACGTTCTGAAAACGCTGCTGGGGCAACAGGCAGCGCACCACACCTGA